A segment of the Pseudalkalibacillus hwajinpoensis genome:
TATTTTTCATTACATTTCCTCCATTATATAGAAATTTTTTACTGTAAGTCTATAAAAAAATGACTTAAAATCGAATTATAGTAAAGTTACTAATAAAAAGGGGTAGACTATGATTTGGGAAAAAATCGTTTTCATCTTTATAGCAGGTGTGGTTTCATATAATGCATTATTAGGAATTAAACTGCTCTTAAAAGGGCGCTATACAACCTGCATTTTCCCTCTATTCGGTGTAACTCAAGAATGCTATTATTGCGCCAATTAAAATAGCTGCAACAGGAAGAGACAAGTAAAAATATGTCCTCTGTCTCTCTTTCCTATATCTTATTTGTTCTGGAGTGTCCCACATGCTGCTTTTCATTAAAAATCCCCCTATATCTCTCTATTACCCATCAGTTTATGGACCTCTCTATCAATAATCGGCGCAAAAACCGAAAAAGTTTAGCAATTTTAAACAATTGCTATGAGAATTTAGATTCTTAATCTTTTATAATTAATATTTAGTACGGTATATGAAATTTTAAGGATATCATAATCTTGAACTGAAAAAACCAGTTATTGTAATCAGAAAACTATTTACCCTGGCGATAGTCATGAAAGAAGATATTAAAGAAATTATTGGAACAATAACAAGAGCAAAAATACCAAAAGCGATCCTCGCAGAATAAATAAGTTCTCTTAAAGGATTAGATGCTACTTTCAAATCGAAAAGTGCAAATAGGAATTCGTAAGGGTAGATATTATATTGGATGTATAAATAAGAGCAGGCTAACACAAACACCACAAAAATTGGTGAAATAAACAAAACGTAAAACTTAATAAACTTCTCTACTCTACTTCTCAAAAGATTTCACCTCTTTGATATTTCAAAAATTCATTGTTAGAACTTTATTTTTCCACAATACGCTCTATTGCAGTATAATCCTCTTTAAACTTTACTTTATATTCTTTCTTATCAGGAAGGCTAGCAATAAAATAATGATTACTTGAAGATTCGCTTCCCACTTCAGTTAACCAAATATTTTTTTCATCAACACTAAAATGTTCTCCTACTAATTTGTACATTTGCTCCTCAGCGTTCTTTGAGTCATTTACATCATTAATTGAAGGAATTACTATGATGGCCACAATTCCGGCTATACATATCATTACTAAAGCTAGTGTTTTCCACATTTTCAAATCCATCCCTACTATTTACTGAGTTATTTATACAAATTCTATAAATTTGTCTGATTTTATTATCATTTTTGTAGTATTTTTCTCGTTATATGTATTTTTCCTAAGAAAACCATACGAAAGGATGTTCTTTCCTATTAAGTTTGCATCCGTATAAGAAAAATTCTTCTCTTGATCGTCCACTATTGAAGAAATAGGAATTTTGTTACCTCTTACAGAGACCATAATTGAGCTTAAGATATCTGCTTCATAAGAAATTAGCAGTTTAACGATTTATTTAAGTGATCCTATACTAGACAGAGGTTTACTTTCTTGCTTTACTTTTACTTTCGCTAGGATCCTTTTTCTTTTGGTCCGTTTCTTCTCTTTCAATAATCCGACTTTCATAATCAGGATCTAACTTGTTCAAGTTAATACAGATGATCTTTTCACTCATTACCTGCTCTTCATATTCAGTTTGAAATTGTTCCACCTTCTTAACGGTTTCAAAGAAATTCAGAGGCTTGTAAAAAGCACAGTGTTCGTTATGACGAGAATCACTTTTTCCAGTAGTTTTGTAATGAACAGAAGGAATATATCTCAAGTGTTCATGGCACTCGGCTTTAGTGGTTTATTTCTTATTTCTTTCTGGGAAATGAAAAATCACCCTCTTTCGTTCTGCGCTCCATACTAGGAAGGCATCAAAAGTTCCTTCCCTATTTCTTTTTTTAAACCCTTTTATCAAAGGACTTACCCCTTTTTGTAACAGAACTTTAACCTGATGATTGGTCAACTCCTTACCGCTAACCATCTTGTTAACCTTAAATCTACAGTTTGTATCTTTGAAACTACTACAACCAAAAAACTTCCCTGCATCTAGCACAGCTGATCCACATTCCAGACAAGCACCTACTTCAACATTTACTTTACTTGCCTCTATGTGGTTATCTAATTCCCAATTATCAGCGCTTTCTATTGCTTTCTTGACTTCTTCTTGGGTGATCTGCTTCATTCGATTCATGAAAACGGAGAAATCACTCTTCCCTGCTCCAATCCCAGACAAATATTGTTCCATTTTTCCGGTTGTTAATACCGAAGTTAAATAACTATCTAATCCTAAGGATTCAATTAACATGCGACCTTTTGGCTCTATATAAACTTGGTTTCTCTCGATTCGAATATATTTACGTTCAATAATTTTAGTAATAATCGATGCTCGAGTAGCTACGGTACCTAATGATAATTCGTCACTCTTAAATCCTTTTCTCTCATCCTTGGAGAGGGAATTAGCAGCATTAGCCATTAAAGTCACTAAACTACCAAGAGTGTAACGAGCGGGAGGACTTGTTTTACCTTCAATTAATTGAACCTCATTAACGGTACCTACCGCGCCTTCTTCTATTGTTGGTAGTACAACAGCGTTATCTTCATCTAACTTTTCGTTCTCATACACTTTTCGCCATCCACGTTCATCAACCCGTTTACCCTTAGTCATAAAAGAAAATTTCTCATCCACTACACTGATGATTTCTGAGTGTGTCTCTATCGCATCAGGATAATGAGCAGCTATTAATGATTTTGCGATCATATCGTAGACAATGACTTCACTCTTTGATAAGCGGGTGAAATCCACTATCTTTTCAGTGGGTATAATCGCGTAGTGGTCATCTGTTTTCGATTCATCTATAAATCGCTTATCTTCCGAAATATCTTTATACGGTAACTTCAAAAAGCTTTTGTACTCAGCTAATGTAGATAAGTTATTAAGTATCTCGGGGAAGTGAACAGCTTCGGATGGATTTACATGAACGGGTGAGCTCCTTGGATAACTCACTAGAGATTTATCATATAAACCTTGCAGAATCTTCAATGCGCCATCTGGTGAAAGACCTAATTTCTTATTTATTTCAACTTGTATAGTCGTGAGGTTATAAAATTGTGGGGGACGAATTCTTTTGACTTCACTTTTAACAGAATGAACTTTTGCTTCTTTCCCTTCACAATACCCTTTCAAATCCTCAGCTAGATTTTTTTTAAACAAGTGATCACGTTCTAAGGTATACCATTTACTTCTAATTTCATTTTGATGGTATGTTATATTGGCTTCTAAATCCCAATAAGGTTTGCTTTTATGGGCTTCTATAGCTTGTTCTCTTGTGCTAATTAGCGCTAACAATGGAGACTGGACACGTCCACAACTAAAATTTGTATCTTTAAGAGACTCTTTCACTCCCTTTTTATTAGATAAAAGTAGAGTCATACACCTGGTCATATTCATACCAATCAAAAAATCGGCTCTCTGCCTTGCAAGTGCTTCATAATATAAGGGCATATCTTGGTCAATACTTCTAAGGTTTTTGAAAGCTTTTTGAAGAGATTCTTTCGTTAAACTGGAGGTCCATAGACGTTTAACTGGTTTTTTATTGTTCAAATACAGTAATACTTCAGTAACCAGCAGACTACCTTCTCTCCCGGCATCGGCAGCATGAATGATGTCACTGACTAGAGGATCGTTGAGATACTTTTTTATGTTATTAAACGCTTTATTTTTAGATGGTGTAACTTTTAATTTGAATTGGTCAGGGATGATAGGCAGCCTCTGAAGATCCCACGCCTTGTCTTCCGCATTATAATCTTCAAATGAATAAAGCTCCATAATATGTCCTATTGCATGAACAACAATAGCTCCACTTGGAAAAGTTGAACATTTAGGGATTTCTAGGTGAGTACCTCGGTCTACTCCGTTAAATGCTTCAGAATATTTCTTGGCTTGCGAATTTTTTTCAGCAATGATTAGCGACTTCCCCATGCCCTGCTCCTTTCGTCCTCTACTATTTCAACACATATTTACTATGCTGCAGATTGCATCTCAGACATTATAGTTATACAACTTTGGATAGCTCCAGAAGCTCCAAAACCATTATGGTAGACGATTGTTTTATTATTTTTCTTACTTATTTCTTTAACCACATCCATCGACACGTGACCGAGTGCACCAACTAAGCAAACCACTATATCCGCTTTTTTTATAATGTTCCTAAACTCCTTTTTGTTTCCACCATTCCTTGTTTTTCCTTGATGAAAAAGAACTTTACAACCATGTTTAGCGCCGATCTTTTGATACGTTTTCTCTTGGCTTCCTCCGAAAATAGCAATTGTTTTATTCATAGCAAACACTCCTTGTGTTATTAATTTATAACAAATATACCACAAATAGAACAGTTTGCAAGTATCATTGTCTTAATATCCTACTAAGGAGTTGTTATCTTATATGATTGTTCTTCCGTATTTCTAACTTTTCCAAAGTGTTCCTGGTAGTCATCTAATAGAATATTGGCGACTGATGGATGAATAAATCGGTCTCCCCCAAGAATAATTCTTATACATTCTAATAATTGCTCTGTTTTCATGTTTTTCAATAAAAAGCCTTGAATATTTCTTTTAAGCAGCTTAAGAATTGAATTATGATTGCTACTTTCTACAGTCGAAAGTACAATTACCTTGGCATTCTTATGAATCAGCGAATCAATCCAAGATAGATTTTTCTGGAAGTTCAAGCCTGGTTCAAAAATCACTAAATCGGGATGAAACTCTTTTTCCATTGGAAGCGATACGCTGGTGGTTTCAATTATAAAATTGGGAAATGTGAGCTCTAGAAGCTGTTTCACCCCTCTTCGATAATTAATTTGCTCATCAATAATCAATACCCTGGTCATAATGGCCTCGCTTTCTGAATTTGAATTAATAGCGCTCTTGAATCATATAAAATGATACAAATGAAAAAGGGATAGAGATAAACAATAAGAAGTTTATCGTTTTTTCCATCTTTCCTGGGATAAAGTAAAAATTGAAGTCGATAATAGCCATTATTAAAAAGGCTAAGAATAACGAAAGAACAAAAGTTAGGATATATGCGAAGGAATATTGCCCGACAATTTTAATAGTTCTGTTGATCATTCTTCCTAATTTGGACATTTAATTCATTCCTCATCAAAAAAAACGCACCCACAATATAATAGGCGTAAATCTACCTAAATATTATGGGTGCGTCCCAATCTATTAGTCTATATAACAATTATAATGTAATTTGTCTTAACAAATCAATATATCTTTATTCGGGCCAATTCAATGGTTTAGGATGAGATATCATAGAGATTTTACCAGCACACAATAAAGCATATTGTCCATACCCCTCGTTATCAACATACCAAACCATCCGTGATGATAGCGCTAAAGAAGAACGATGGTCATGTAAGGGATATGGAGACTTATATACTTTTTCATTCCACCCCTTCTTAGCTTGAGAGGTATCCGATACAGATAAGAACTTTTGTGGTGACTTGTTTACAATCCAGCAACCATATTGATTGTCTGGAGCTACATACCAAAGTGCATCATCTCTCTTTGCAGGAACATCTGGTTTCAAAGGATAATGAGTATGTTCATACGAAATTGTCTCACCTTTAAATTCGTTAAATACCTCATCCAGTTCATCTTCATTTTCAAATTCTTCGTTATAAAATTCATACTCCAGTGGTCTCTCCCAGGGAGTAATATCCTGATTTTCGTTGTCTTCTTTGTAAATTATATCTCCGCATCTATAAGCAATTTTAGGATTGTCAGGATCATGTACCTCATGAACTCCGCACTCGTTTGTAAGTGAATCAAATAGATCGCAATTGACGCGACAAGTTATTGGATTTTTCCTCTTATTAATCTTGGAATTATTTATGACTAGCTGAAGTGTCATTCTCCTGACCTCCTATAGTTGAATTTAAATTGATCTCAAGACAATTGGCATGATGGCTGTTAGTGCTATTAAACTAGATGAACCTATAAACAAACGCTTGCTCCATCTCCCGTATTCAGGATGATTGAGAAATTTATGAAAGAGTTTCATGAGCAGCCCTATAAATAACATGCCAATAGCTGCATAAAATGCTGATTTGATAAGTAGGTTCATTACATCAGTCACTAACTGCGGTATTTCTGATTCAGTTGTTGTAAATGAGATGATGAAAAATAATCTTATGGTTAAAACAAAAATTGGAACGCCTATTAATATCCCAGTAGACCCTTTAAGAACCATTCCGGTTTTAGTAACGAGAGCATACGCCATTCTTATGACGCCAATTAGGAACATGATACTAAATAATGTAGAGATGGTGAGAGATATCATAGGCGCTTTACTATTTAAATCATCTGTTAAGTTTGCTACAGTCTGATTCATAGTAGTTCCTTCTTTTTTCTCCCCGCTGTCATTTTGAAAAATCGGGAGATTATCCGATGCAGCTAGTACATTCATGGGTAAAGACCCTATGGACAGTAATAGAGTCAAGGCTAAGAAGAGTGACTTAGCCTTTGAACCTATCTTAAACATTTGTTGGATCCTCAAAGTTTAATGGGATATATTCTGACACTAATTCTCTAGTTACTTCGTAATGAATTTTTCCGCTTACCACGGGATACACCACTTCCATTACTTCTAAAGTGCGGTTATCTTCTCCACATTTTGCAATCATGTACATCCACTG
Coding sequences within it:
- a CDS encoding type IA DNA topoisomerase, with amino-acid sequence MGKSLIIAEKNSQAKKYSEAFNGVDRGTHLEIPKCSTFPSGAIVVHAIGHIMELYSFEDYNAEDKAWDLQRLPIIPDQFKLKVTPSKNKAFNNIKKYLNDPLVSDIIHAADAGREGSLLVTEVLLYLNNKKPVKRLWTSSLTKESLQKAFKNLRSIDQDMPLYYEALARQRADFLIGMNMTRCMTLLLSNKKGVKESLKDTNFSCGRVQSPLLALISTREQAIEAHKSKPYWDLEANITYHQNEIRSKWYTLERDHLFKKNLAEDLKGYCEGKEAKVHSVKSEVKRIRPPQFYNLTTIQVEINKKLGLSPDGALKILQGLYDKSLVSYPRSSPVHVNPSEAVHFPEILNNLSTLAEYKSFLKLPYKDISEDKRFIDESKTDDHYAIIPTEKIVDFTRLSKSEVIVYDMIAKSLIAAHYPDAIETHSEIISVVDEKFSFMTKGKRVDERGWRKVYENEKLDEDNAVVLPTIEEGAVGTVNEVQLIEGKTSPPARYTLGSLVTLMANAANSLSKDERKGFKSDELSLGTVATRASIITKIIERKYIRIERNQVYIEPKGRMLIESLGLDSYLTSVLTTGKMEQYLSGIGAGKSDFSVFMNRMKQITQEEVKKAIESADNWELDNHIEASKVNVEVGACLECGSAVLDAGKFFGCSSFKDTNCRFKVNKMVSGKELTNHQVKVLLQKGVSPLIKGFKKRNREGTFDAFLVWSAERKRVIFHFPERNKK
- a CDS encoding DUF2325 domain-containing protein, with product MNKTIAIFGGSQEKTYQKIGAKHGCKVLFHQGKTRNGGNKKEFRNIIKKADIVVCLVGALGHVSMDVVKEISKKNNKTIVYHNGFGASGAIQSCITIMSEMQSAA
- a CDS encoding response regulator transcription factor, with product MTRVLIIDEQINYRRGVKQLLELTFPNFIIETTSVSLPMEKEFHPDLVIFEPGLNFQKNLSWIDSLIHKNAKVIVLSTVESSNHNSILKLLKRNIQGFLLKNMKTEQLLECIRIILGGDRFIHPSVANILLDDYQEHFGKVRNTEEQSYKITTP